The Methanosarcina barkeri MS DNA window TCATTGCTCATGGTCCCAGTGGCTGCGCATTTGGAGTAAAACAGGCTTACAAGCTCACAAATTGTAGAAACAGTGGTTCTCCATATGAGTCCATAATTACTACAAATATAGACGAGAAAGCCATTGTATACGGTGGCGAAAAGGAACTAAAAGGCGCCATACTGGAGGTGGACAAAAAGTATAAGCCTGACGTTATTTTCGTAGCAACAAGCTGTGCCACCGGAATAATTGGGGATTATGTAGATGCCATAGTAAATAAAATCAAGCCCAAAATTAATGCCGAAATCATGGCCATTCACTGCGAAGGCTTTGCTGGAGAATACAGGAGTGGGTTTGACCTGGTTTTCAGGCAGATTGTTCAGCTTATGGATAAGCCTGATTCGGAAAGCAGATCAAAGCTTGCTAACTCCGTCAACATCGTAGGGGGCAAAATGGGTCCTGAGAGGACGGAGATTGAAACTGATGTTAAAGAATTGAGGCGGTTAATAGAAAGTATGGGTGCAAATGTAAATGCCGTGATAGCAGGCAATTGTTCACTGGAAGAAATAAAACAGGCTCCCAGTGTGGCGGTAAATTGTACCCTTTGCCTTGATCTGGGATATGCGATAGGAAGAGAGATGCTAGACCAATTTGATACTCCCTTGAACTCCACTATCCTTCCTTATGGTATAAGCGCAACTGAGAGGTGGCTGAGAGAAGCAGCAAAGCATTTACACATGGAAAATGAAGCTGAAAAATTAATCAAAAGAGAATATGAAGCCATCCGCATCGAGTTTGAAGAGGCAAAAAAATACCTTGCAGGCAAAATGGCAATTGTTGAAGGACATGATGCGATAAAGTCTCTGTCAATTGCTCATATGCTTGAACGCGATTTTGGTATGAGGGCAGTAATATACAATTTTCATCCATGGAGTACGCAGGCAAGAGAAACAAGTATTGATTACCTCTTAGAGACCGGGCTTGATCCGGAAATACTGATCACAAAAGGTACGCTTGCCTTTGGAAAATATGAGGCAATGGTTCAGACTGAAAATGAGCTTATGGAATATCTGGGAGATCTGAATCCTGAGACAACCGTGTATTTTGGGTCATCAATGAGCTTTCCGAATATTCCAGTAGTTGATTTAAATGCCATATTGAACCGCCCTAGATTTGGATATAGAGGAGCCTTAAAGGTAGCTA harbors:
- a CDS encoding nitrogenase component 1 gives rise to the protein MVGIANESVVFFGHLSELYQLAKEGKIETKLQGSHTRPCKFWTAMKILSGIKNTVVIAHGPSGCAFGVKQAYKLTNCRNSGSPYESIITTNIDEKAIVYGGEKELKGAILEVDKKYKPDVIFVATSCATGIIGDYVDAIVNKIKPKINAEIMAIHCEGFAGEYRSGFDLVFRQIVQLMDKPDSESRSKLANSVNIVGGKMGPERTEIETDVKELRRLIESMGANVNAVIAGNCSLEEIKQAPSVAVNCTLCLDLGYAIGREMLDQFDTPLNSTILPYGISATERWLREAAKHLHMENEAEKLIKREYEAIRIEFEEAKKYLAGKMAIVEGHDAIKSLSIAHMLERDFGMRAVIYNFHPWSTQARETSIDYLLETGLDPEILITKGTLAFGKYEAMVQTENELMEYLGDLNPETTVYFGSSMSFPNIPVVDLNAILNRPRFGYRGALKVAKCICTALEYSFRPRSWVTKKMVFPEDSGLCSAQSLTPKLAQDLPDCTVYAGRERGKCMMS